In Lolium perenne isolate Kyuss_39 chromosome 5, Kyuss_2.0, whole genome shotgun sequence, the sequence TCCGCCCATGGGGGGAATCAGCCGATGAGAAATGAGCAGTAACCTGCTGAAGACAAATACGGAGTAATCTATATGGGCTACACAGATTCAATCGCATCCGAGAACAACGTGAGCAAAACAAACCGCATGCCAAACCGCATGATTCGATTTGATTCAAACCTAGCTAAACAGATAGTTGCGAACTCACGCGAATATGAAGGATATCTAGGCGAACCCATGGGATGTGCTGAGCGAGCCAGAGCCCGGAGGAGACTTCGCGATGTGCTGGGCGGACGCGTCGACGGCCAACCCCAATGTGGGCCGGTATGCGATGCCAGGAAGATGATGCGCTCGGAGCCCCGGACGCGGGTGAGTAGACGACGACGATGGACTCGGCAGCCCTCTTGCTAGCACTCTGTTTGGCGAGCAGGATAGGCAGAAATACAACGCGGCGCATCCGGTGCGAATATTGTGGAGATGCCATCGGTGGTGTAGCTCTCTAAGCGAATAAGTGAGGGATTATTCCATTGTTTGGATCTGGACGAACGTGGTTCAACGACTGTTTATAGATGGGCATAGTAGGGGCGGAATAAAGAGGCGGCCGCCTGATCGCCTACCTCAGTTACTCGGTGCGTTAATTCTAATATGGGGAGATGAAGAGGAAACTGCTCCAGAGAAGACGATACGGCTGCTGAATTACGGCTGCTgaatcgttcagctcccaaatcgttcagctcctaaatttgttatgataagttaggaagatatggattttccaaattttacgttgatcttaaATCGTTTagctaggggtcttgtgtaaaaaatactcttgcgctaatttccgtgccaaaaatctataggcactatagaaaggaacggagggagtactatgttGATGCAATTGAAGATTAATGTCATCGGTATATGCGTGGTTTGGGGTACAGGACGGCGTGAACCAAACCGGTAGCATTTGTTAGTGACTCGTGCCGTGTCGGACTGGGCTTAAAAAACGTGGCCTACAGCTGAGAACAATGAGGGGAAGATGAAAATACTAAATTAGGTGACGTGGCTCGCTGGGAGATCAGTAAAATGGGGTCATCTATTAAGAAAGGGAAGATAAGATGTACAATGTTTGGAAACAGTGGGtcgtgtttttttcttttttttgaaaccAACAGTGGGTCGTGATTGGTTTAGCTGGGCTAGCTTGGAACTAAGCGGCGGCGCCCTGCAGCTGGCTGCCGGCGACGTCGATGACGAAGCGGTACCTCACGTCGTTCATCTCGAGCCGCTCGACCGCCGTGTTGACGTAGTCCATCTTGACGACCTCAACGTCTGCGGTGATGTCGTGCTTCCCCGCGAAGTCCAGCATGGCCTGGCAGTCAGCGACGCTGCCGGCGCCGTTCCCGGCCAGGCGCTTGCCGCCCGAGATGATGGCGAAGGCCGGCAGCTCCAGCGGCGTGCTCGGCGCGCCCACCACCACCATCTGCCCCATCGGCTTCAGCAGCTCCAGCAGCGGCACGATCGGGTGCCCCGCCGACACCGTGTCGATGATTCCATCcatcgtgcccgccgccgcctgcgcccaTGAACGTCTCTCCCGTGTCAATGGCAAgagctaatcttatattcttatgTCGTACGCAGCGTCAGTCAATGGAGAGAAGCAAATTAGCCGTGACCTTCATTTGCTTGGGGTCCTGGCTGACCAGGAAGGCGTCGGCGTCGAGGCGCTCGAGCGCCTCCTCGCGCTTCCTCGGCGACGAGCTGATGACGGTGACGATCATCCCGAACGCCTTGCCGAACTTGACGGCCACGTGGCCGAGGCCCCCGAGGCCGACGACGCCGAGGTGCTTCCCGGGAGCGTTGAGTCCGTACATCACCATGGGGCTGTACACGGCGAGACCGGCGCAGAGCAGCGGCGCCGCGCCGGCCAGCGGCAGGCTCTCCGGGACGCGGAGTACGTAGTCCTGGTTGACGACGAGGACGTCGGAGAAGCCGCCCTGGGTAGTGGCGCCATCGCGGTCCACGCCATTGGAGGTGAGCACCAGGGTGGGGCAGTAGTTCTCGTACCCCTTGCTGCAGCTGTCGCACGTGCGGCAGGAGTCGCGGAAGTACCCCGCGCCCACCGTCTCGCCGGCCTTGAAGTTCTTGACGCCGCTGCCGACGTCGGTGACGACGCCCACGATCTCATGCCTTGTTAGCCTAATCTAAGCTCATGTCACGTAACTTTAGTTTACTTGTTTTTCCTGTTAATAAGCAGTGTGTGGCAACGTCTAGGTTCCCGCTCGTGCTAGTAGTGGCTGGACTGCTTCGACGCACGTCCTAGTCTTTCTCCTTGTTTTGCTCCCGATCGTGAGCTGCTCTGATTCACGTCGTGGGATGGCGCAACTATAGCGGATCACTTGCACTGCTATCGGGAGGTAGTTAGAGCTCTGTAATCGTTCTAATAAAAGAATAGAGAAGCACAGAAAAGCTACACGCATTAGCAGCACAAAACCACTTCGTTGTCTCCCTGTTAACTGACGAAACtgtcaagtgtttcagattttacAACTACATTTGGTACCCGTCGGATCTAGGGATGTCGACGTCCGCCGATCGAGCGGCCGCAGCGGAGAAAGCCAAGGGGGCGCAGGTGCCGAGCGCTACCGCGGGCGGGTCCAAGCCGCCGCCGGAGCCGCGCCGCACCTCCGTGTCCCCGACTCCGCGGCGAGGGCGAAGCCTGTTCCGTGGCGGCGGCAACGAGATCGTCGTCAGGGAACGGGTGGTGCGCGAATCCGGCGGCAACCCGCAGTACCCAACCCTCACGCACACCAACTACGCTGAGTGGGCAATGGTGATGCGGGTGCAACTGCAAGCGGCCCACCTATGGGACGTGATTGAGTTTGGCGTAGAAGAGGAAGGGGATGATCGCGCGGCGCTCGCGGCCCTCCTCCGCGCCGTCCCGCCGGAGCTGGTCCGGACGCTGGCGGTCAAGGACTGCGCCAAGACGGCCTGGGagacctgatgacccacaagtataggggatcgcaacagtcttcgagggaagtaaaacccaatttattgattcaacacaaggggagacaaagaacacttggaagccttaacagcggagttgtcaatttagctgcacctggaaacagacttgctcgcaagagtttatcagtagtaacagttttatagcagtagcagtagtggaataacagcagcagagtaacaaagacagcagtagtgattttagtaaacagcaggattaaaatactgtaggcacggggacggatgacgggcgttgcatggatgagagaaactcatgtaacaatcatagcagggcatttgcagataataataaaacggtgtccaagtacaaagcaatcaataggcatgtgttccatatatagtcgtacgtgctcgcaatgagaaacttgcacaacatcttttgtcctactagccggtggcagccggacctcaagggaaactactggatattaaggtactccttttaatagagtaccggagcaaagcattaacactccgtgaacacatgtgatcctcacatcgctaccatcccctccggttgtcccgatttctgtcacttcggggccatcggttccggacagcgacatgtgtatacaacttataggtaagaccataaacaatgaatatcatgatgaaacaataacatgttcagatctgagatcatggcactcgggccctagtgacaagcattaagcataacaagttgcaacaatatcatcaaagtaccaattacggacactaggcactatgccctaacaatcttatgctattacatgaccaatctcatccaatccctaccatccccttcggcctacagcgggggaattactcacacatggatgggggaaacatggctggttgatgtagaggcgttggcggtgatggcggcgatgatctcctccaattccccgtcccggcggagtgccagaagggATACTTCggtctcccgcgacggagtttcgcgatgtggcggcgttctggagggtttctggcgacttcgacttctctccgtgcgtttttaggtcgaggccgataaatagtccgaaggagggcgtcggaggccggccgagggggccacaccacatggccgcgcgggcccccctgggccgcgccgccctatggtgtggggccctcgggcctccacctgagttgtccttctggctccgtcagtttcctgggaaaat encodes:
- the LOC127303721 gene encoding probable cinnamyl alcohol dehydrogenase 8D, with the translated sequence MRVAFLCFSILLLERLQSSNYLPIAVQIRLTRHEIVGVVTDVGSGVKNFKAGETVGAGYFRDSCRTCDSCSKGYENYCPTLVLTSNGVDRDGATTQGGFSDVLVVNQDYVLRVPESLPLAGAAPLLCAGLAVYSPMVMYGLNAPGKHLGVVGLGGLGHVAVKFGKAFGMIVTVISSSPRKREEALERLDADAFLVSQDPKQMKAAAGTMDGIIDTVSAGHPIVPLLELLKPMGQMVVVGAPSTPLELPAFAIISGGKRLAGNGAGSVADCQAMLDFAGKHDITADVEVVKMDYVNTAVERLEMNDVRYRFVIDVAGSQLQGAAA